The following proteins are encoded in a genomic region of Dyadobacter sp. UC 10:
- a CDS encoding RagB/SusD family nutrient uptake outer membrane protein: protein MKTIRPYIFLAATALLTSCSDSFLELAPISTPTSDNFYKTADDFRNALNGGYAGLQAGGLAGNSYIFGEIASDNTVAVASGSVTDQDEFDRFYIRTTNPFISGRWNDAYNVIARYNTILVRIGGVTMDENLKNRYIAETKFLRAVVYFTLVQTFGDVPLILEPVANPDEGYSFGRAPKAEVYAQIEKDLTEAEAVLPTTYAAADLGRATKGAAKAYLGKVYLTQRKFAPAAAKLKEVIDLGVYTLLPYYADVFRVANKNNKESVFDVQYKSGGAGEGNSWPNSFAPQNSGNAVIAFGGDGNNQPTLDIINAYEAGDLRKDVSVAASYTNAAGQVIPDRFIKKYYDVPVAKGDNGNNIPLIRYADVLLMYAEALNESAYQANGDAFTYLNMVRTRAGLPNKTGANAPTQQALRLAIEQERRVELAFEGHRWFDLVRTNRAIPVLNSKKEQIRLVNELTEKNLVFPIPQSQIDINRDKIQQNPGY, encoded by the coding sequence ATGAAAACAATAAGACCATACATTTTCCTGGCCGCCACTGCCCTGCTTACCTCGTGCAGTGATAGCTTCCTGGAACTCGCGCCGATCTCGACGCCCACAAGTGACAACTTTTACAAAACGGCCGACGATTTCCGGAACGCCCTGAATGGCGGGTACGCTGGTTTGCAGGCTGGCGGACTCGCAGGCAACAGCTACATATTCGGTGAAATTGCCTCTGACAACACGGTGGCCGTAGCCTCAGGATCGGTGACCGACCAGGATGAATTTGACCGGTTTTATATCCGGACAACCAACCCTTTCATCTCCGGCCGCTGGAACGACGCTTACAATGTCATCGCCAGATATAATACGATCCTCGTGAGAATCGGCGGCGTCACGATGGATGAAAACCTGAAAAACAGATACATTGCCGAAACGAAGTTTTTGCGCGCGGTGGTTTATTTTACACTCGTACAAACCTTTGGCGACGTCCCGCTGATCCTGGAACCCGTCGCCAATCCCGACGAAGGCTACTCTTTTGGGCGCGCGCCCAAGGCCGAGGTGTATGCACAAATAGAAAAAGATCTGACCGAAGCAGAGGCAGTTTTGCCGACTACCTATGCGGCCGCCGACCTCGGTCGGGCCACAAAGGGGGCTGCCAAGGCGTATCTCGGCAAGGTATACCTGACCCAGAGAAAGTTTGCGCCGGCAGCCGCGAAGCTGAAAGAGGTCATTGACCTTGGTGTGTACACGCTGCTTCCCTACTATGCCGATGTTTTCAGAGTGGCTAATAAGAACAATAAGGAATCGGTGTTTGATGTGCAGTACAAATCCGGCGGCGCGGGTGAGGGAAATTCGTGGCCAAATTCGTTCGCACCACAAAATTCAGGCAATGCGGTGATCGCTTTCGGAGGCGACGGAAATAACCAGCCTACGCTCGACATCATTAATGCATATGAAGCGGGCGACCTGCGGAAAGATGTTTCTGTGGCGGCTTCGTACACCAATGCGGCCGGGCAGGTGATTCCGGACAGGTTTATCAAAAAGTACTACGACGTGCCCGTTGCCAAGGGAGACAATGGTAATAACATTCCGCTGATCCGCTATGCCGATGTGCTGCTGATGTATGCAGAAGCGTTGAACGAAAGTGCCTATCAGGCCAATGGAGACGCATTTACATACCTGAACATGGTACGTACCCGCGCCGGACTGCCGAATAAAACGGGTGCCAACGCGCCTACGCAGCAGGCACTTCGCCTGGCGATCGAACAGGAAAGGCGCGTAGAACTTGCTTTTGAAGGACACCGCTGGTTTGACCTAGTTCGCACTAACCGCGCGATACCTGTTTTAAACAGCAAAAAGGAGCAGATCAGACTGGTGAATGAGCTCACAGAAAAGAACCTGGTGTTCCCGATCCCGCAAAGTCAGATCGACATTAACCGCGATAAGATTCAGCAGAATCCTGGTTACTGA
- a CDS encoding SusC/RagA family TonB-linked outer membrane protein, translated as MKKNLLFCSSWLIFSAGVLTHSYARAQLVAHAHRDVQEATTQPGKPATVALPQFLKSLSTRYGVAFNYNYRQMSQKMVDASILERRTDKLETLLAAALAPHDLIFEQFENKSYMIYARPAQAPSPGNTSVPDQNQPSPTSMTDQAPTIKVDRSVSGVVKDEKGEVLPGVSVVVKGSQRGTSTNIDGTYQLSVPDGPSTLIFSFVGYVPQEKNIENETTIDITLQTDTKALEEVVVVGYGTQKRADVTAAISSVPMSELRDMPVSNVATALQGKIPGVVVQQNSGTPGSTPAIKVRGFGSISAGNAPLIVIDGNIVNASIFSNLNPNDIESMDVLKDASSTAIYGSKGSNGVILVTTKQGKSGKPSVNLDVFTGFQQVSKKLDLINSQQFAEFGKDASNNAYLDNVPGANISDPNSARPTDYLRYRYPRGEVFDWLNFDDPARVAALPYTDYQDEIFRTAKMSSYQLSASGGTDKARYSISGGYLTQDGVIRRSAMDRYTMRANVEVNVLPNLKIGLNINPSYRAQQEVRDAGHWAENAVVNAALSVMPMVPIYAADGSYTSQTAFAAPYNYPGITNPVANITEYNSRYLTTNLLGNTYAELKLFKDFTYRVTGNVNFTGNRRNAYRTSRMPLNQILPPSVSTGTAYSDQSLSWLFNQTLNYSKSLNDMHNFDVLIGMESTKFQFQDSQGTGSSYPNDVVETLNGSASGTTTTAVSSRLENASESYFARANYNFKGKYLVNVSVRRDGSSIFGSENRWGTFPAGSLGWRISEENFVKSIAAVSEAKLRVSYGLAGNNAFTNNYPYVATLRSDNYSFNNSLVNGLAPSSLANPQLGWERSQQLDAGIDLGLFGNRVFLIVDYYQRITKDLLLSVNVPTVTGFGTAVKNIGKMQNRGWEFALNTRNLTKAFVWNTSLNLSLNRNKVLALGPTGDPIRSASGVGETNITQIGSPIGSFFGFKQIGVFRDQADLDSHPHDPTSRPGDVKYEDVNGDGKIDANDRMIIGNNQPDFIYGITNIFTYKGFDLNIAIQGSQGGEILNLSRRFFENLEGNANQLSTVLTRWRSPQDPGDGVTPRANARTTGNNNAISTRWIEDCSYLRIQNVSLGYQLPAALISKAKLQQVRIYASAQNLFTFTKYLNYNPEVSNYESASTAITGTPPPGPLAAGVDYGSYPLARTFTLGINLGF; from the coding sequence ATGAAGAAAAACTTACTGTTTTGTAGCAGCTGGCTCATTTTTAGTGCCGGAGTGCTGACACATTCTTACGCTCGCGCCCAACTGGTGGCCCATGCCCATAGAGATGTCCAGGAAGCAACCACACAGCCTGGCAAACCTGCCACGGTGGCCCTGCCTCAATTTTTGAAAAGTTTATCGACAAGATATGGGGTGGCGTTCAATTACAATTACCGGCAGATGAGCCAGAAAATGGTGGACGCCTCGATCCTCGAACGCCGGACGGACAAGCTGGAAACTCTTCTGGCCGCAGCCCTCGCGCCGCATGACCTGATTTTTGAACAATTCGAAAACAAGTCGTACATGATCTATGCCCGCCCAGCGCAGGCACCTTCGCCGGGCAACACCTCAGTGCCGGATCAAAACCAGCCGTCGCCGACAAGTATGACCGACCAGGCACCGACAATCAAAGTGGACCGGTCGGTGAGCGGAGTGGTGAAAGACGAAAAAGGCGAAGTTCTCCCCGGTGTAAGTGTAGTTGTAAAAGGCTCCCAGCGCGGTACGAGTACCAATATCGACGGCACGTATCAATTATCTGTTCCGGACGGCCCGTCGACATTGATTTTCAGCTTTGTCGGTTACGTGCCTCAGGAGAAAAACATTGAAAATGAGACAACCATCGACATTACGCTCCAAACAGACACCAAGGCACTGGAAGAAGTGGTGGTGGTAGGTTACGGTACCCAGAAAAGAGCGGACGTGACTGCGGCGATTTCCTCGGTACCAATGAGCGAGCTACGCGATATGCCCGTATCGAACGTGGCGACCGCTCTTCAGGGGAAAATACCCGGGGTGGTGGTTCAGCAAAACAGCGGAACTCCGGGCAGTACGCCCGCCATCAAAGTCCGTGGTTTCGGGTCGATCAGCGCTGGTAATGCGCCTTTGATCGTGATCGACGGCAATATTGTGAATGCCAGTATTTTCAGCAATCTGAATCCCAACGACATTGAAAGCATGGATGTGCTGAAAGATGCTTCGTCGACGGCGATATATGGATCGAAAGGTTCAAACGGGGTAATTTTGGTTACTACAAAGCAGGGAAAAAGCGGCAAGCCCAGCGTGAATCTGGACGTGTTCACTGGTTTTCAGCAGGTCAGTAAAAAACTCGACCTGATCAATTCGCAGCAGTTTGCCGAATTCGGGAAAGATGCCTCCAACAATGCTTATCTGGACAATGTGCCCGGCGCCAATATCAGCGATCCCAACAGCGCGCGCCCGACCGATTACCTGCGCTACCGCTACCCGAGAGGCGAAGTGTTTGACTGGCTCAACTTCGACGACCCGGCGAGAGTAGCGGCCCTTCCTTATACCGATTATCAGGACGAAATTTTCCGCACCGCCAAAATGAGCAGCTACCAGCTTTCAGCTTCGGGCGGAACAGATAAAGCGCGGTACAGCATCAGCGGCGGCTATTTAACGCAGGACGGCGTGATCCGCCGGTCAGCGATGGACCGGTACACCATGCGTGCCAATGTAGAGGTAAATGTGCTTCCTAATCTGAAAATCGGTTTGAATATAAACCCTTCGTACCGGGCCCAGCAAGAAGTGCGCGATGCCGGGCACTGGGCTGAAAATGCCGTGGTCAATGCCGCACTTTCGGTGATGCCGATGGTGCCGATTTATGCGGCGGATGGTTCCTATACTTCTCAAACTGCATTTGCTGCACCGTACAACTACCCGGGTATTACCAACCCGGTGGCCAATATCACGGAATACAACAGCCGTTACCTGACCACCAATTTGCTGGGCAATACCTATGCAGAACTCAAACTTTTCAAGGATTTCACCTATCGTGTCACGGGCAATGTAAACTTCACCGGCAACCGCCGCAATGCGTACCGGACATCCCGAATGCCGCTGAACCAGATTCTGCCTCCATCGGTCTCTACCGGAACCGCCTACTCTGACCAGTCGCTGAGCTGGCTTTTCAACCAGACTTTGAATTACAGCAAATCGCTTAATGACATGCATAATTTCGATGTGCTGATCGGGATGGAGTCGACTAAATTCCAGTTCCAGGACAGTCAGGGAACCGGCAGCTCCTACCCTAACGATGTTGTGGAAACACTGAACGGAAGCGCCAGCGGCACCACCACTACCGCGGTTTCATCGCGTCTTGAGAATGCATCAGAGTCTTATTTTGCGCGGGCTAATTATAATTTCAAAGGAAAATACCTTGTCAATGTATCCGTACGCCGCGATGGTTCTTCCATTTTCGGATCTGAAAATCGCTGGGGAACATTCCCTGCGGGATCGTTGGGATGGAGGATCAGTGAGGAGAATTTTGTAAAAAGCATTGCCGCCGTTTCGGAAGCAAAACTGCGCGTGAGCTATGGCTTGGCGGGGAACAATGCATTTACCAACAACTACCCCTACGTAGCAACGCTCCGCTCCGACAATTACAGCTTTAACAACTCGCTGGTCAATGGTCTTGCGCCTTCGTCGCTGGCTAACCCGCAGCTCGGCTGGGAACGCAGCCAGCAACTGGATGCCGGTATCGATCTCGGCTTGTTTGGCAACCGGGTTTTCCTGATAGTCGATTACTACCAGCGCATTACGAAAGACCTGTTGCTTTCCGTTAATGTGCCTACCGTCACAGGTTTTGGTACAGCCGTGAAAAACATTGGTAAAATGCAGAACAGGGGCTGGGAATTCGCATTGAACACCCGTAACCTGACCAAAGCGTTTGTCTGGAACACGAGTCTGAACCTTTCTTTAAACCGTAACAAGGTACTGGCACTCGGACCAACGGGCGATCCGATCCGCAGCGCGAGCGGCGTGGGCGAAACAAATATTACACAAATCGGCTCTCCGATCGGAAGCTTTTTCGGGTTCAAACAAATCGGGGTGTTCAGAGATCAGGCCGACCTCGACAGCCATCCGCATGATCCTACTTCCAGACCGGGGGACGTGAAATACGAGGATGTCAACGGCGACGGCAAAATCGACGCGAACGACAGGATGATCATCGGTAACAATCAGCCCGACTTCATTTACGGCATTACCAACATATTCACTTACAAAGGCTTTGACCTGAACATTGCCATTCAGGGATCGCAGGGCGGAGAAATCCTGAACCTGAGCCGACGGTTTTTCGAAAACCTGGAAGGAAATGCTAACCAGCTCAGCACGGTACTGACCAGATGGCGCTCGCCGCAAGACCCCGGCGACGGCGTGACGCCCCGCGCGAATGCACGTACCACGGGTAACAACAATGCCATTTCAACGCGCTGGATAGAAGACTGTTCTTACCTGCGCATTCAGAATGTCAGCCTGGGTTACCAGCTTCCGGCGGCACTGATAAGCAAGGCCAAATTGCAGCAGGTGCGGATTTATGCTTCGGCCCAAAACCTGTTCACATTTACCAAGTACCTGAACTACAACCCGGAAGTAAGTAACTATGAGTCGGCCTCAACCGCCATCACTGGGACCCCACCTCCAGGACCGCTGGCAGCCGGTGTAGACTACGGATCATATCCCCTGGCGAGAACCTTTACATTGGGTATCAACCTGGGATTCTGA
- a CDS encoding FecR family protein: MQTNKHYMHPKQLRYLIRRYQEGTATSQERALLEQHWKDMLGHEAADGLSESQRSAQQEEIFKNIVSSVQKQEPGAFRASRPLFRNRWIAVAASLTGILLLLATARLWLMHSGPLEYETAYGERKHIVLPEGSEVWLNGHSTLRYTLDSLGSRQVWLDGEAQFSVKHTANHNKFVVHMANQLAVEVLGTVFNVVNRHGDVNVVLRSGAVRVVDQSHVSPDVLLKPNEMISRSRSKPVLAKAVVQAQPRLGWKDGAMYVENKPLGEIFDWIQDTYGITVQCPPAFRDETFAGTIPTDSIDSYFRMIAKLYQVEVSKDGQNYRIK; the protein is encoded by the coding sequence ATGCAAACGAACAAACATTATATGCACCCGAAGCAACTACGCTACCTGATCCGCCGCTACCAAGAGGGTACCGCTACCAGTCAAGAACGCGCGCTGCTGGAACAGCATTGGAAAGATATGCTGGGTCATGAAGCGGCCGACGGTCTTTCCGAATCCCAGCGATCCGCGCAGCAGGAGGAAATTTTTAAAAACATCGTGTCGTCTGTGCAAAAACAGGAGCCTGGCGCATTCCGGGCGAGTCGGCCGCTGTTCCGCAACCGCTGGATCGCAGTCGCCGCCAGCCTGACGGGAATACTGCTCTTGCTCGCCACAGCCCGGCTCTGGTTGATGCATTCGGGACCGCTGGAATATGAAACCGCCTACGGAGAACGAAAGCACATCGTGCTGCCGGAAGGTTCGGAAGTGTGGCTCAACGGACATTCGACGCTGCGGTACACGCTGGATTCACTGGGTAGCAGGCAGGTCTGGCTCGACGGGGAAGCGCAGTTTTCGGTAAAACACACGGCCAATCATAACAAGTTTGTGGTACACATGGCCAACCAGCTGGCTGTGGAAGTGTTGGGGACCGTTTTCAATGTTGTGAACAGGCACGGAGATGTGAACGTGGTACTACGGTCGGGTGCGGTGCGGGTGGTGGATCAGTCGCACGTTTCGCCCGACGTCCTGCTCAAACCAAATGAAATGATCAGCCGCAGCCGTTCGAAACCCGTTCTCGCCAAGGCTGTGGTTCAAGCCCAGCCCCGGCTCGGCTGGAAAGATGGCGCAATGTATGTTGAAAACAAGCCTTTGGGTGAAATATTCGACTGGATTCAGGACACTTACGGCATTACTGTTCAGTGTCCGCCGGCTTTCAGGGATGAAACATTTGCCGGCACCATTCCAACGGACTCCATTGATTCCTACTTCCGAATGATTGCAAAACTCTATCAGGTAGAAGTCAGCAAGGACGGCCAAAACTACCGGATCAAATAA